From the Candidatus Atribacteria bacterium genome, the window TACTCCGTCAAGAGCTTTCACAATTTCTGACCCCCGGTGATAATATTTTTTTAAATTCACTGCTTCCAAAATTATTTTATCTGCCACCTTTTTGCCCCAGCCTTTCATCTTTTTCTATTTTCCCATCCTGCAAGTGAACAACTCTGTCTGCTGAAAAACCTAATTTTACATTGTGAGTAGCAACTACAATAGTTACACCTTCTTTTCTGTTAAGATCTCGAAATAGATTAAAAAGTTCCTGTGCATTCCTGCTATCTAAGTTACCTGTTGGTTCATCGGCAAGTAGAATCTCAGGATTATTAGCTAGGGCTCTAGCCACTGCCACTCTCTGTAATTCTCCTCCACTCAACTCATTGGGATAATGGGTTAGACGATGTCCTAATCCTACTCTTTTTAAAAGATTTTTCGGTCTCTCAGTATCCGAATAATTTTTAGCAAAGATTAAAGGTAGCTGTACATTTTCTAACGCATTTAATGATGAAAGCAAGAAAAAATCCTCAAATACAAACCCAATTTTCTCAACTCGAACGCGGCTAAGTTTTTCTTCATTTAATTTTATTGGGTCGTACCCTAAAATATCTAATCTACCTGAAGTAGGCTTATCTAAACATCCAATTAAATTCAGGAAAGTAGTCTTTCCTGCTCCCGATGGTCCCATGAAACTTACAAATTCACTTTTTTTTATTTCTATATCTATTTCCTTCAAGGCTACTGTTCTTTGAGATGTAGAAGAATATTCCTTCTTTAAATGATCTGCTTTTATGACCCACTCTCTCATTACTCTCCACTCCTTATTACCTCTATGGGTCTCATAGAAGCCGCTTTAAATGCCGGGTATACCCCTGAAATTATGCCCACTATGATTACTCCCAAGAAAGAAAAAAGCAAAAGCTCCGGAGTAATTAAGAGTAATTTACCACCCGGTGTATAAGGCATTACCTTTCTCACCAAAATTTCCACCAAATTTCCACCAAAAATCGCGATCACTGAACCAAAGATGCCACCTAGAGTACAAACAATAAGTGTTTCCATCCAAATGAGTTGAAAAATATCTAACCTTGAGGCTCCTATGGCCTTCATAATGCCTATTTCTTGTGTTCGTTCAAAGACGCTCATTAATATGGTATTAATAACCCCAATAATCGCCACAAATATAGCGATAAAGGCAACAGACATAATCAAAATTTTAGCTGAATTTACTAGATTTAGGATGGTCCCTTTTACCTGGCTCATGCTTATTACCTGAATGCTGGCGATCGGGTATAGCCTATCTTCAAATTCCGAAATCTTCTCAATTTGTTTCAATTTAATTCCTATACCAGTCAATTTGCCTTCTATATCAAAGATTCTTTGAGTTGTTTTTAGGGGCAAAAATACCGTTCCGTCTTCCTGGGAACCTGTTCTGTTAAAAACTCCGACTATGGTAAGTGTAATATCTTTTCCGGGAATGGATATTTTATCACCAATTGATTTTTTTTCAGATTCTGCAGCGTCATATCCTAAAATTGCTTCATTGGCATCATTTGCCGAAAACCATTCTCCTTTTATAATTTCCACATTTGGTTTAAGCGGCATATAGCTCTCTTCAATTCCAAGATAGTTAGTAAATCCTCCTTTACCCTCCATTTTTTCCGGGTCATAAGCCAACTGAGCAAGAAGAGGTGTAATTTTATCAATATCAGGGTCACTGGTTATTTGTTTATAGATATCCTCATCTATGAATTTAAGCCCCGCTTCTCCGTTAAGTATCATGGTTGCCGCCTCGTAGGGACATCCTTTGGCAGTAACCACCACCTGATATCCCATCTTATCGACATCAGAGGTTAAAGCCTTTTGATATCCGGCGTTAAAACCTAAAAGACAGACTAAAACTGCTACAGCTACCGCTACTCCGCCAATGGTTAAAAAAGAGCGGGATTTCCTCCGTTTCAAATTTTTATAAGCTAAAACAAGGAATTTCATTAAAATTCAACTCCTTTTCCTACAATGCTTATTCTTCCATTTTTATTTTCCGGCACGCCTTCCACTACTACTTTCTTCCCCACCTTGGGAGGAATACTGAGACCTGAAGGATTGATGTCTACATAAATTGTACCGGTCTTATCCTCTAAAAAGAACCAACATCCTGAGGAACATTCTCGGACAATTTCTCCCTCCAGTCTGACTGTTTGGTTTAGGAATTCGTTCGGATTGGTATAAATATCTTTTACGCTGACCGCTTTGTTTTCGGTAATCTTAACACCATACCTCTCACGGTTATCCCCATTAACGCTACTGCAACCTGAAATAATCAAGACCGTTAATATGACAATTAACAAAACTCCCACCAATTTAATATTCCTTGTTTTTTTCATCTTTTCTCCTTTTACCGTAAAAATAATCATAATCCCACTATTAATTTATCAGTTAAATCTTACCCATGCTTCGGTAAAATATTTCGGATATTACTACTTATTCTATTCTATAAGTAGTAATTAAGTTAAAATGAAACCTCACTGCTTTATCCATCTACAATTTATTGTTGATTAGAGGCTTTACTCGGTATGTATTTTATTTCCCCAAAATAAATAGTTTTTTATTCCTTCTAATCTAAATTTAACAACAACCGCGACGTTTGGGATGATCGCTCTCTACTTTCTTACAGTATTTTTCTGGATTATTATCAAATGCCGTTTTACAACCTGAAGCACAAAAATAATAAGTTTTGTCTTGATGTTTACTTTTAAATTTTGCCTTTTTTTCATCTACTTCCATCTTGCATACCGGATCAATAGCCATATTTTTCACCTCCTTTTGTTTATTCGCTCTTTTTTCTTTTGAACCATGCTTTAGGGGGGACATTTACCACAGGTAGAACGGAATAAGGTTGTGCTTAAATATCTATCTCCCCGATCAGGTAAAATGACCACAATTATTCCTGAATCCAACTTTTCGGCTATACCTAAGGCTCCTGCTACTGCAGCACCACTAGACATACCAGCAAAAATACCTTCTTTGGTGGCAAGCAATCGTGTTACCTCATAAGCTGGTTCATCCTCAACAGTAATCTTCTCATCTAATTCCTCGGAATGGTAAATTTTGGGAATCATTGACTCCTGCATATTCTTTAGTCCCTGAATTTTGTGCCCCATAATTGGTTCAATTCCTACAACTTTAATCTCTGGTTTTTTTCCCTTAAGATATTTACCTGTACCCATTAGAGTTCCTCCGGTTCCTATACCGGCTACAAAAATATCTATTTCTCCATTGGTTTGTCTAAATATTTCCGGTCCAGTGGTCTCGTAATGAGCAAGAACATTATTCTCATTTTCAAATTGATTGGGCAATATAATACTTGTCCGGCTCTTCGGCAATGAGCTGATGAGCTTTTCTGATGGCACCATCAGTCCCTTCCTTAGCTGGAGTAAGCACTGCTTCAGCACCATATGCTTCAATAATACTGCGTCTTTCCAGGCTAACGCATTCGGGCATACAAAGTTTCACTTTATAACATTTGGCTGCTCCTATCATTGCCAGTGCAATCCCGGTATTCCCCGAGGTAGGTTCAAGGATCATTTTTCCTCTTGTAAGCTTACCGGACTCCTCGGCTTTTTTGATCATATAGTAAGCAGGACGATCTTTAATTGACCCACCGGGATTATTTCCTTCAAGCTTTCCAAAAATTCTTACTTTCAAATTTCCATTGAGATGATTTAACTCCACAAGCGGTGTATTGCCGATAGCTGACAAAAGATTCATATTTCTCTCCTAACTAATTTTTAATTTATTAATTTCTTATAAATATTTTATGTCCAGCGCTAGAGATTGATTATCTTTTCAAAGCCTTTTTCATTTTTTCAAATTCTTCTTCGCTAATTTCGCCCTTGGCGAATCGTTCTTTAATAATATCTAAAGAATTATTACTAAATCCCTCATCGGTGTATCTATTTGATTTTGTATTAGTAATAATAAAATAAATGATCAATCCAATAATAATGGCAAATATAAACATCATAAACATTCCTCCTCCGTGTCCAAAATTCATCATTTGATTCCAACTCCATGCAAATCCACAACTTTCTATATCAGCAAATGCAATAAGCGGGAATAAAGATAATATGACAAAAAACATCAATAAAACTCTCATAAATTTCACTCCTTTTGTACCTTTCACAGACCTGTAAAATCTAATAGTAATAGTTAGTCAATTTCCTTTTGCGAGTTCATTAAATCCTTTAAAGTAACAGAGCTAAGTTCATCGGAAATTTTTTC encodes:
- a CDS encoding ABC transporter ATP-binding protein, with protein sequence MREWVIKADHLKKEYSSTSQRTVALKEIDIEIKKSEFVSFMGPSGAGKTTFLNLIGCLDKPTSGRLDILGYDPIKLNEEKLSRVRVEKIGFVFEDFFLLSSLNALENVQLPLIFAKNYSDTERPKNLLKRVGLGHRLTHYPNELSGGELQRVAVARALANNPEILLADEPTGNLDSRNAQELFNLFRDLNRKEGVTIVVATHNVKLGFSADRVVHLQDGKIEKDERLGQKGGR
- a CDS encoding FtsX-like permease family protein; translation: MKFLVLAYKNLKRRKSRSFLTIGGVAVAVAVLVCLLGFNAGYQKALTSDVDKMGYQVVVTAKGCPYEAATMILNGEAGLKFIDEDIYKQITSDPDIDKITPLLAQLAYDPEKMEGKGGFTNYLGIEESYMPLKPNVEIIKGEWFSANDANEAILGYDAAESEKKSIGDKISIPGKDITLTIVGVFNRTGSQEDGTVFLPLKTTQRIFDIEGKLTGIGIKLKQIEKISEFEDRLYPIASIQVISMSQVKGTILNLVNSAKILIMSVAFIAIFVAIIGVINTILMSVFERTQEIGIMKAIGASRLDIFQLIWMETLIVCTLGGIFGSVIAIFGGNLVEILVRKVMPYTPGGKLLLITPELLLFSFLGVIIVGIISGVYPAFKAASMRPIEVIRSGE
- a CDS encoding YHS domain-containing protein, whose amino-acid sequence is MAIDPVCKMEVDEKKAKFKSKHQDKTYYFCASGCKTAFDNNPEKYCKKVESDHPKRRGCC
- a CDS encoding SHOCT domain-containing protein, which gives rise to MRVLLMFFVILSLFPLIAFADIESCGFAWSWNQMMNFGHGGGMFMMFIFAIIIGLIIYFIITNTKSNRYTDEGFSNNSLDIIKERFAKGEISEEEFEKMKKALKR